The Candidatus Buchananbacteria bacterium CG10_big_fil_rev_8_21_14_0_10_42_9 sequence ATCTGCCCGACCTATCCATCTGAAGATCACGCTAAGTTTGTCCTAGAAGTAAATGGCGGGTTTGCCAAACGACATGGGTTAGCGATTAATGACACCGTCAGTTTTGACATTGAATAGGAAACCAGTATAATAAAAGTACTGAGTTACGGCTCAGTTTTATTCTTAATACTAAATCTATGGCAGAATTGATTTTAACTGATGACACTTTTGAACAAGAAGTTTTAAAAAGCGATAAACCAGTGCTGGTAGACTTTTGGGCACCATGGTGCGGACCATGTAAAGTTCAAGGACCGGTAATTGAAGAGATATCGAGAGAATACACCAAAGCTAAAATTGCTAAGATGAATGTGGATGAAAATCCGGAGACTCCGGGCAAGTATCAAATTTTAAGCATCCCGACTTTAATTATTTTTAAAGGGGGAGAAGAAGTTGACCGCATGATTGGGGTTCAAGAAAAAGAACAATTGATCTCCAAGCTCGACGCTCAAGCCTAGGTTCATGGCTGAACTTTTTCACGACGTTAAGGCCGAATTAGTTTCTCAGCAAGAAGTTGCTCCCGGGATTGCAATTTTTCATTTTAAAGCTGAGAAAAAAATTCCGTTTACGGCCGGCCAGTACTTACAAATTTGTTTACCTGAGGAAACGACTGATTGCCGCCGCCCTTACTCTTTGTCATCACCGCCTTCAATGATGCCGGAATTTGAGTTTTTGATAAGGCGCGTTCAAGGCGGGGAATTTACGCCTAAATTATTTAATTTGAAGCCGGGCGAAAAAATTTCTTTTATGGGGCCGATCGGTAATTTTACTTTTGATAAAAATGATAAGCGTGATGCAATTTTTTTAGTTACTGGCACTGGTTTAGCCCCAGTCATTGGTATGTTGAAAGATTTAGAAGAAGATGATCCGGTCAAAGACAGAAAGATAAAGTTAATTGTTGGCGTGCGCTTCCCTAGCGATTTAGGTTATAAAGAGTATTTAGCGGATTTAAAAAAGCGAAACCCAAACTTCTCTTTTTATTTGTTTGTTTCTGACTCAGAAGATTTAGGCGGTAATGAAGGTGATACCGGCATGTTTGACCGGTTCTCTAAAGAGCCAGAAATTGCCAAAAAATATTTTGGCCAAGCGAGTAAAGATGATACTTGTGTTTATTTATGCGGACATCCAATTGCGGTTAAGGCGACGTCAGAATATTTTGAAAATTTGGGTTTCAAAAAAATGAAAGATATAAAATTTGAGAGGTATTGGTAAGTAGCAAATAGCAAATCGTTCAATCAATTTTCATTCCCTGAGCGAAGCCACGTCTGACGTGGCGAAGTCGATGGGCTAATAAAAAACACCCGCGCGCAAGCGGGTTTTTAAAATAAAAAAAGAACCAGGGTCATCATGCGAAACAAAGTTATAATGCACTCTCCTGGTCCACGAAATTCCCCCGCCCACGGGGCGACGAGTAGCAACGAGCGTAGTCGTTGTTGTGGATGGGCTGCGTGTTATTGCGACACGCAAGCGGGAACGGCCACCGCCACGATTTATCGTGCACCATCTGCTACTCGTCGCCCCAATCCCGGGGTTTGGGTACCGGCACTTAGGTGTGCCAGTCCTAGCGCTTGTTGCGCTACCCCCGGGAATCAGTATTAGGGGAAAGATCGTTCAGTACTTTTTATCAAAAATTTTTATAGTTGTCAAGATCGCGAGCAAATAAAAAAACCAGATTAAACTGGTACAGCTGGGAGAGTGACGAAGTATGCGCGAGTGCGGTACACGCCAAAATGAGTATTGTCACTCTCCCTTAACCCGCGGGGGTCTGCCCAGTATTATGTTTATAAAAGTCCAGTCATCCCGGGCTTTGTTATTTCACTTCAGGGCAGATCTCCTTAGGTGTAATCGTATCATTAAAAAATAAATTTACTCAAGTGGAAAAAATTTGAATAAAAAAATAACCCCCCGCGGGCTGGAGGGGATTATTTTTTAAAATTAATTTGTGCGTTATCTGATATCTTGGCTAATGGCTTTTAGTAATACCTCGTTCATTTCTTCCATCAACATCATATCGCGAATGACCGATTTTACTTTCGGATCTTTCGCTTTCTTGGCCATCTCAGCATAGCAGGAGATTAGGTCCTCCTCGGCTTTGATTGCCCGGTCGGTTTGCCTGATTGTTCTTCGGGGCATAAACGCACTTTACATTATTCATGGTAATTTCAACGTAACATGTTAAAAACTTTCGTCAATACGCAATATTTTCGCTTAATTTAGATTAGCTTAAAACTTTGTTATTAAAAAAGTTTATTTTCAACGCTGTTTCCACTTGTTATAATCAAGGTACAAACAACATATCAACACTCTATTAACATAAGCATTTATTTTGTGGTCAACACACCAACAAAAGTTGAAAAGCAGTTCTGGCAAAAAGGGCTAAATTTAGTTGCCGGGCTAGATGAAGCCGGACGCGGGGCTTGGGCTGGGCCGTTGGTGGCAGCGGCAGTAATTTTTCCAATAAATATCCGCCGCCCCACTAAAACTTATAAAATATTTATTCGCGATTCCAAATTGTTGAATCAAAAACAGCGGGAAAAAGCATTTCAGTGGATTATTGAAAACTGTTCAAGTTACGGCATCGGTGTAGTTTCGGAAAAAGTAATTGATCATTTGGGCTTAACTAAATCCGGCCAGTTGGTTTTTGAACGGGCGTTACAAAATTTATCAATTATTCCAGAACATGTTTTGGTTGATGCCTATAAACTGCAGGATGATATTTCTCACACGGCTATCATTCACGGCGATCGCAAAGTTTTTTCAATCTCTGCCGCGTCGATAGTAGCCAAGGTGGCGCGGGATAAATTAATGCTGGAACACGACCAAGAATATGGCGAATATGGTTTTAGTAGTCATATGGGGTACGGCACCCGTCTGCACCAAAGCCGTTTAAAAAAGTTCGGCCCATGCGCGTTGCATCGTTTTTCATTTCGACCAATTCATCAGTTGATGAGCAAATGACAGTTCATATAATACCTGATATAATTTAATCAAATTGGAATATTTGTTTAATTAACTATTGGCTATACGCCATTTCACCCAGAGGGCGATTGGCCTCTGGCTGATGCTATTCGTTATTATGGTTCATATCTCTGGGGGTACGCAGTTATTAGACCCGCAAAAAATTTGGCAGGAAGCCGAAATTGCCGAACGTCAAACAGTGGCTGATTTAGGTTGCGGTGGAGTTGGGCATTTTGTGATTCCAGCCGCGCGCTTAGTCGGTGAAGATGGCACTGTTTACGCGGTGGATATTTTAAAATCAGTGTTGCAAAACGTGGCTTCTCGCGCCCGCTTGGAAGGATATAAAAATGTTAAAACCGTCTGGTCTAATTTGGAAGTGCCTGGCGCGACAAAAGTTGCAGATAAAAGTTTAAATGCGGCAACTTTAATTAATATATTATTTCAATCTAAAGGCCATGAAGAAATTTTGCGCGAAGCTAAACGCATGTTAAAGGGTGAAGGGACTTTGGTCATTGTAGATTGGAAAAAAGAATCTAAGCCCTTTGGCCCGCCGACAGTTGACAGAGTGAACCCAAATGAGTTAAAAAAGAAAGCCATAAAGGTGGGTTTTAGTTTTGTTAAAGAATTTGAAGCTGGCCCGTACCATTTTGGATTAGTTTTTGTAAAACCCGTTTAAGAAGTTTTAACATTTCTCCCTCTCCGATGCCGGAGAGGACGATAATTAAAATTAGTACCACAATTTAATGAGCGTATCATCAATTCTAAATTTCTTCCGGCCTAAAGTTTTATTTAATTCCAGCCCCGGGTTTTTGTCCGGTGCTAATTTAACCATTTTGCTTGCGGTTTTTGGAATTTTATTCGTAGCCGGCATTGTAGTTACAATTTTGATTCAGGCAAGAAAAAAGGACCACATCTTAGTTAAAGCCTTGCGCCGATTGCAAGCCAATTTTTTTACTGTTTCGCTGGTTGGGTTCTTATACGCTTGGTTAGCATACGAAAATGTTTACATTTTAAGTATGCGGTTTTGGCTTGTAATTTTATTTTTAGTCTTTGCCGCCTGGTTCGTTTACGGCCTGTATAACTTAATCAAACGGGTACCTAACTACAAGGCAGAC is a genomic window containing:
- a CDS encoding ribonuclease HII, encoding MFPLVIIKVQTTYQHSINISIYFVVNTPTKVEKQFWQKGLNLVAGLDEAGRGAWAGPLVAAAVIFPINIRRPTKTYKIFIRDSKLLNQKQREKAFQWIIENCSSYGIGVVSEKVIDHLGLTKSGQLVFERALQNLSIIPEHVLVDAYKLQDDISHTAIIHGDRKVFSISAASIVAKVARDKLMLEHDQEYGEYGFSSHMGYGTRLHQSRLKKFGPCALHRFSFRPIHQLMSK
- the trxA gene encoding thioredoxin, coding for MAELILTDDTFEQEVLKSDKPVLVDFWAPWCGPCKVQGPVIEEISREYTKAKIAKMNVDENPETPGKYQILSIPTLIIFKGGEEVDRMIGVQEKEQLISKLDAQA